The genomic window CAGAAAACCTTCCGTTTGTACAAAACCAAACCATTTTCGTACAAAAGTGAACCCTCTGAATAGTTGATGCGGATAGTTTTGTCTTAACCATTATAACAACCAAACCGAGTATGAAAACTAATCAGTTAATAGCTGTTGCTATTTGTAACCAAACGGGCTGCTCAAAGGCGATAGCCAAAAAAAATCCAAACACCAGTTACTTATTCATTAAAACCTACAACTTACCCAATCATCTATTTAACGAGCTTGGTAGAAACTATGCGTAGGGTATTGCAAGAGTTTCAGTTTTTCAAGATCAAAATACGATAAGCTGTTAAAGGAGCTGTAAAGTTGCAACCAGTTCTAAATATTCGCAGTAGTAAAAATTTCAATGAACCAATTACAAGGCCTATAAGGTAAATCACGTGAACCAAATTTCTTCATATAAAGTGAAGAAATCAAATGTTAAAGTTTTAAATCCTAACCAAAATAAATATAAATGATAAGAGCATTACACATTAAGCTTAAAAGCTGGTTGATGATTTTAGCCATCATGCTACTAGCAACAAATTACGGCTATTCACAAAGCACAGATCCGGTTAAAGTTAAAGGAAAAGTTACCGATGAAAAAGGAGAGGTGCTAGTTGGCGTTTCGGTACTTGTTAAAGGAACGCCCAAGGGTACTTCTACCGATACCGAAGGAAATTATACGATAGAAGTTCCTGGAAATGCAACCCTCGTATTCTCCTACATTGGTTTCGATCCGCAAGAATTCAAGGTCAATCCATCGGGAGTAATCAACGTAAAAATGAGTGGCGACAAAGTGCTTAACCAAGTAGTTGTAATAGGTTACGGTACCGCAAAAAAGAAAGATTTAACTGGAGGTTTGGCCGTAGTTGGCAAAGAGCAATTAAGTATGGTTTCTACACCAAATTTAATGGATCGTTTGGTAGGCCAGGTGGCGGGTTTTACCATTACTTCTGGGAGCGCAGCACCAGGGGCCGATCAATCATTACTTATTCGTGGAGAAAACTCACTGTCTGCTCAAAATAATCCCTTGATTGTTTTGGATGGAATTCCTTACAGTGGCTCATTAGTAGATCTTGATCCAAATAATATAGAAAACCTAACTGTATTGAAAGATGCTTCTGCGGTAGCTATTTACGGTTCTAGAGGTTCTAATGGTGTAATTTTGATACAAACAAAACGAGGGCAATTGGGAAAAGCTAGTGTGTCTTACCGCGGCCAACTTGGTTTAGCAGAGCCAATGCAACAGATAGAGGTAATGGGGCCTAACGAGTATATCCGTTTTCAGCAAGATATTGGCAGGTTAAGACAAGGCTATACAGGTTCTTTGTTAGATCCAATTGCTGGAGATATCATCAGCGTAACGGAACGTGGTAACTATGCCAATAACATTACCCATGATTGGCAAGATTATATTTTTAGACGTGCAGTTACCATGGATCATCAATTGAGCGTGTCTGGAGGTACAGAAAGCACCAAATATATGGCTTCTTTGGCGGCTTTAGATCAAGACGGGGTAGTGTATAATTCACGTTTGTCTCGTTTAAATATGACCGCTAATCTAGATCAAACTTTTAACAAGTGGTTAACTATTGGTGTGGGTATGCAGTTTACGCAACGAAGTGATGGCGGCGTTACACCAAATATAGAGCATGCCATTAAACAAAGTCCTTATGGTAGCTATAAAGATGCCGCTGGCAATTATGTGCCAGAACCCATGGAGTATTCGTTGATTGCCAATCCTATGCGTAACGTTAATGCCGTACAAGATAGGATAAATAGAAACTTTTTCCTTTCCGCGTATGCAGATGTACTGCTTCCAGTTAAAGGTTTGTCTGCTAGATCAAATTTTGGATATAACTACAGAAGCGGTTTTAATGGTACCTATTATGGCCGTAACACTTTTGATGGAAGGGAACAAGCTGGACTAGCAGGAGGCAGGGCAGCTATTAGCAATTCGCATTATTACGATTATACATGGGAAAACCTCTTAAAATACGATAGGACATTTGGCGATCATCGCATTGATGCCACTGGCTTATTCAGTATACAACAAACTCAAAGTATCACTTCATCACAAAGTGGCGAAGGTTTTGTGACTGATGATACCGAATATTTTATGATGAATACTGCAGCTAGAAATGTGGTAAATAATTCGGGACTATCTGAAACAGCGATGCTTTCTTATATGGGCCGTTTAAATTACAGTTATAAAGGCAAGTATTTACTTACCATAACGGGTCGTACTGATGGGGCTTCTAATTTTGCAAGAAATAATAAGTACGCATTTTTTCCTGGAGGTGCTGTTGCTTGGAATATTGGAGAAGAAAGTTTCTTGAAGAACAACGCAAATTGGGTAGATCTTTTGAAATTACGTGTGTCTTACGGGGCTAATGGAAACCAAGCAATACCTCCTTACCGATCGTTAGATCGTTTGTACTCTAACGTGAAGTACATTTGGGGCGATAACGGACAGCCCGTAAACACAGCATATTTGGCTAGCGATGGTGTGGGTAACCCAAATCTTAAATGGGAAACCACGTACTCCGCCAATTTGGGTATAGATTTCCAATTTTTTAAAAATAGGATAGGCGGTACCATAGATGCGTACATAGCCAATACAAAAGATTTATTGATGATCCGCACGGTACCCATCATGAACGGTTATAGCAGAGTTTATGATAACATTGGTGCTACCAGAAACAAAGGGATAGAATTTACTTTAAATACAGTTAATATTCAAAGTAAAGATTTCAAATGGAACTCAACAGCTATTTTTTCACTAAACCGAGATAAAATTGTAGAACTAAGAGGGGATGGAAAAGATGATATTGGTAACAACTGGTATATCGGAAAGCCTTTGAGAGTGGTTTTCGACTATAACATGATTGGTATTTGGCAAACTGGCGAAAATTACAGTATGCAACCTGGTGCTGCCGCTGGTGCAGCTAAATTGCAAGATGTAAATGGCGATGGAGTAATTACCACAGCTGATAGAACAGTTATCGGTTCTAGAAATCCACGCTATACCGCTTCTTTTGCCAATAGATTAAGTTATAAAAACTTTTATGCATCAGCCTTGTTAACCGGCGTTTTTGGCGTATGGCGAGATGATCACATGGCCAACATGGGTGCTTGGACTTTCGGAATTACCAATTATGTACACGGCGCCAATTATTGGACACCAGAAAATCCTAATGCCACCATCGTATCTCCCGGTTATCTGAACACTCAGGGACATGGTTATTACAAAAAAGTGAATTACGTACAAGTTAAAAATATAACTTTTGGATATCGTGTTCCGCAAAGCATTGCTAAAAAAATAGGACTAAGCGGTATCGATGTTAATGCAAGCGTGAACAACCTCCACACTTTCTCCAATATCAGACAAGTACTTAACTACGATAACACTTGGATGGCATCATATCCAACCGCACGTTCTTATATGTTTGGCCTAAATGTAAACTTCTAATTTAATACAATACGAAAATGAAAAATATTATTAATGCAAGTTTAGCGCTTATCGTAATCATCTCATTAGGCGGCTGTAAAAAGTTTTTAGAAGAAGATTTAAAAACAGAATTAGCACCCACCAATACCTACACCAGCATTTATGGTTTCGAAGTAGGTAGTGCTGGTCTTTATGCTTTAACTCGCTCAGAATACAATACTTACGGAGAAGGCGGTGCTTATATCCACAACGGAGCCGCTCCTTACGAAGCATTGCAGGCAGCAACAGATATTGCCGATGTAATTAATAGCGATGCCTCTCTAATGGCTTTTGCCAACCTTACGCTTACCCCAACAGAGCGTTTCGTAGGTACCTATTGGAATTGGGCGTATAGCTTAATCTCTTCGGCCAATTTAATGCTGGTATACTCAGAGCAGAATACCAACTGGGATTCGCCAACGGATAAAGTTCGTTTTCAAGCTGAGGCTCGTTTTTTCAGGGCTTATGCGTACCGTACATTGGTGTATTTATATGGCGATGTGCCTTACACAGAAACCATTTTGTACGATTTCCAACTTGACTTTACACGCACACCAAAAGCCGAAGTAATAGGGCACATGGTGGATGATTTAAAGTTTGCTGTAGATCACCTGCCAACCAACCCAGATCAGTCGGGCTTTAAACAAGGTAAACTTACTAAATGGGCTGCCAGTCATTTGCTTAGCGAAATTTATTTATTGCAAGGCGATTATCCTGCCGCAGAACAAGCTGCTTTGGCAGTAATTAACAGTGGTTATTACGAACTGATGAAAACCAGATTTGGCGTAAATAAAGATAAACCAGGCGATGTTTTTAGCGACTTATTTTTAGAAAACAACCAAAACAGAACAGCAGCCAACAGAGAAAGTATTTGGGTATTGCAATTTCAGTTTAACGTAGTGGGTGGTGGTACCAATTCAGACGATTGGACACGTAGAGCTTGGATACCTAATTACTCTTCTATTAGTGGTTTTGTTTTGGCAGATACTTTAGGCGGTAGAGGTTTAGCACAATTGGTGCCAATGAAATGGTGGACAGGTACAAACCGTACCAATGCCACTGGCAATGTACCTGGTATATTTACCAGTACAGATATCCGTAACTCAAATTATAACATTAAAAGAGATTGGTACTATAACAATGCAGCAGATGCAGCTTTGTTTGGCAAAAGAGCACCAATTACCGAACAAACTTGGTTCACTACTAAAACATTGTTTCCGGCAATTACCAAATTCTTTTACGGCCGTGCAGAGAACTTGAGTTTAACTGGCAGTTACAAAGACCGTATGAAATTTCGTTTGGCCGAAACTTATTTGCTACTGGCCGAGGCTTATTTGGGCCAAAACAATCCTGGAAAAGCTGCCGACGCCGTAAATGAAGTACGTAGAAGAGCTGGTGCTGGCGATGTGAGCGCAGCCGATATGAATATGGATTTCCTTTTAGATGAGCGCATTAGAGAATTGGTAGGAGAAGAAAGTAGAAGGTTTACGTTGGTGCGTACCAAAAAATATGTGGATAGGGTTAAACAATACAACCCAGCAATTGCGGGCAAAGTGACAGAAAATCATGCGTTGTGGCCAATTCCACAAGCTATTAGAGATGCCAATACAGGTGCTCCATTCCCTCAAAATCCGGGATATCAATAGGCGAAAAATATTTCGACAAAGATCTAGAGTTTAAAAATAGAATAATGATTTTGATATAACGACATCATGAAAACAACAAAATATTTATATAAAACCTTATTGTCTTTTTGCTTTTTGCTCGCCCTTTCGGCCTGTAAAAAAGAAATTAAAGACATTCCAAAGGTTCAAGAAAAAATGGAACTTAAAGTTTCATCGGCCGACATCGTGTTAGATGAGAATAACCTTGCTAAAGATATTGTAACTTTTACTTGGGCACCTGCAAGGCCTCAGTCTGATGATCACATGGTAACCTATACCACTAGACTAGACGTGGTAGGCAACAACTTTGGTTCATCTACCGCCATTATGGCTTATGAAGACGATGGCGTATACAGCAAAAGTTTTACATCAGAGCAATTACAAAATTGGGCAAACGAAAAATGGGGTATTGCAGCCAATAAGTCGTTTACTTTAGAGTTTAGAGTAGTAGCCGAATGGGAAGGTGGTGCAACTTTCGAAGCGCCAGAAGTACGAACCATTAGGGTAAATGTAACGCCTATCAAAACCGTAGTTTTCGATGCCGATAAGGTATTCTTGGGTGGCTCGGCAATTACGGGCATCAACAGAATTGAAATGCCTAAAACATTAGAGAATTTAAACCAATATGCTTACGTATTAAACTTGCAACCTGGTAATTTAGAAATCCCGATAGAATATAATGGTGCTACTAATTATGTGGTTTCTTCTGATGCGACTACAGCCTTGCAAGATGGTACTCCTGTAGCCATTAAAATTAGGGAAAATGTATTTGCTTGGAAAATTGAGACTGCCGGCGAGTACCGCGTAGTGGTAAACATGCAAAAAGCTACAGCTACTATTTATTCGCCAGCTATGGCGCTAAGCCCAAAAGTAGTAAACTGGAACGGAGATGGCGCCGTGCCACAAACCACTACCGTAACAGAACTATGGATGCACGGAGCTATTAACAGCTGGGGCACTCCAATAAAAATGAACTGCCAAGTAAGTTTGGCCGATCCACAGATTTTGGTTTACACAGGTGGCAGGGTAGGCAAAGCTAAATTTATTGTTTACGGTGGTAGCGATAACAGTAAAAACCTAGCTTATGCTTTTAGCGCTCCATTAAGTGCAACCGGAACGGCTCAAGAACTTGCACTCACTTTGGGTACTGTGGCAACACTATCGGGAGGTTCTACAAGTGCGCAGCGTAATTCTTACTATACCATTCCTGCTACAACCAACGTGCTGATATTCGATTTAAGAAACAACACCATTCTTGCTGAGAAGCGCTAAGCAGCAAATAAGATCAGTGTATCAAATAATTTAAGATGACATCAAATGAAACCATCATGATTTTTTAACCACACAGTGGGATAAATAAATCTGATGGCTTCATTACCACTAAATATAGATTACATCAAATGAAAAAGATGAATTATAAAATCAACGGACTAAAAGCGCTAACCATGGCGTTTTGCTTACTAGTTTTTGCTTGTAAAAAAAACACCAACGATGGCGATATGCAAGCTCAGGGAACGCTTGTAAAGCCTAATTACAATAGAAGTACGGTATTCCGTAATCCGTTAAATGGTTGGGTAATGTATGGTTCTGGAACAGCATCGCCTACTTATTGGGATACGGAGTATTATGTGCCAGATTTAGGCAAAAAAGTAAAGGCAATAGATTATGCATCGGCCTGTTACATCCGTACCAAATGGGCTAATTTTAATCCATCTAACGGTGTGTACGCTTGGAGAGATCCTAACTCTGCAATTTATAAAATGATAAAGGGAGTACAAGATAGAGGTTTGCCAATTGCCTTCAGAATTGTAGTTGATGGACGTGATCAAGGTTTAAATACCCCTCAGTTTGTGTTTGATGCTGGTGCGAAATACATTACCGAAGATCCTAGGTTTCCAGATCGTAGAACCCCGCTTCCACAAGATCCTATTTTTAGACAATACTATGCTAAATTTATCGAAGAGTTAGCAAAAGATTTTAATGATCCTAATAAAACTTCTTTTATTGATGCTTATGGTTTAGGGAAATGGGGCGAGGCTCATAATGTAATTTATCAGGATCCTGCGGCACCAACAGGGCAGAGCACAGAAGTGATGAAAGAAGAAGTGATGGATTGGATTTCTGATGTTTATGTTCAAAACTTCACAAAAATCCCTTTGGTCATCAACTATCATAGGGTAGTGGGCGATCCAGTAAGTTGGGGCGCAGCAAATCCAAACTCCGATAGGTTGTTGACCATGCTAATTAATAAGGGCTACAGTTTAAGACAAGATGCCTTTGGAATGACAGATTATTACCAAAGTTGGGAAAAGGCTTTTGCAAAAACTTGGAATTTTAAACGCCCCATTTTAATGGAGGGTGGTTGGATTACCAGCGGTACGCATCGTTACTGGACAGATCCTAG from Pedobacter sp. SL55 includes these protein-coding regions:
- a CDS encoding SusC/RagA family TonB-linked outer membrane protein translates to MIRALHIKLKSWLMILAIMLLATNYGYSQSTDPVKVKGKVTDEKGEVLVGVSVLVKGTPKGTSTDTEGNYTIEVPGNATLVFSYIGFDPQEFKVNPSGVINVKMSGDKVLNQVVVIGYGTAKKKDLTGGLAVVGKEQLSMVSTPNLMDRLVGQVAGFTITSGSAAPGADQSLLIRGENSLSAQNNPLIVLDGIPYSGSLVDLDPNNIENLTVLKDASAVAIYGSRGSNGVILIQTKRGQLGKASVSYRGQLGLAEPMQQIEVMGPNEYIRFQQDIGRLRQGYTGSLLDPIAGDIISVTERGNYANNITHDWQDYIFRRAVTMDHQLSVSGGTESTKYMASLAALDQDGVVYNSRLSRLNMTANLDQTFNKWLTIGVGMQFTQRSDGGVTPNIEHAIKQSPYGSYKDAAGNYVPEPMEYSLIANPMRNVNAVQDRINRNFFLSAYADVLLPVKGLSARSNFGYNYRSGFNGTYYGRNTFDGREQAGLAGGRAAISNSHYYDYTWENLLKYDRTFGDHRIDATGLFSIQQTQSITSSQSGEGFVTDDTEYFMMNTAARNVVNNSGLSETAMLSYMGRLNYSYKGKYLLTITGRTDGASNFARNNKYAFFPGGAVAWNIGEESFLKNNANWVDLLKLRVSYGANGNQAIPPYRSLDRLYSNVKYIWGDNGQPVNTAYLASDGVGNPNLKWETTYSANLGIDFQFFKNRIGGTIDAYIANTKDLLMIRTVPIMNGYSRVYDNIGATRNKGIEFTLNTVNIQSKDFKWNSTAIFSLNRDKIVELRGDGKDDIGNNWYIGKPLRVVFDYNMIGIWQTGENYSMQPGAAAGAAKLQDVNGDGVITTADRTVIGSRNPRYTASFANRLSYKNFYASALLTGVFGVWRDDHMANMGAWTFGITNYVHGANYWTPENPNATIVSPGYLNTQGHGYYKKVNYVQVKNITFGYRVPQSIAKKIGLSGIDVNASVNNLHTFSNIRQVLNYDNTWMASYPTARSYMFGLNVNF
- a CDS encoding RagB/SusD family nutrient uptake outer membrane protein codes for the protein MKNIINASLALIVIISLGGCKKFLEEDLKTELAPTNTYTSIYGFEVGSAGLYALTRSEYNTYGEGGAYIHNGAAPYEALQAATDIADVINSDASLMAFANLTLTPTERFVGTYWNWAYSLISSANLMLVYSEQNTNWDSPTDKVRFQAEARFFRAYAYRTLVYLYGDVPYTETILYDFQLDFTRTPKAEVIGHMVDDLKFAVDHLPTNPDQSGFKQGKLTKWAASHLLSEIYLLQGDYPAAEQAALAVINSGYYELMKTRFGVNKDKPGDVFSDLFLENNQNRTAANRESIWVLQFQFNVVGGGTNSDDWTRRAWIPNYSSISGFVLADTLGGRGLAQLVPMKWWTGTNRTNATGNVPGIFTSTDIRNSNYNIKRDWYYNNAADAALFGKRAPITEQTWFTTKTLFPAITKFFYGRAENLSLTGSYKDRMKFRLAETYLLLAEAYLGQNNPGKAADAVNEVRRRAGAGDVSAADMNMDFLLDERIRELVGEESRRFTLVRTKKYVDRVKQYNPAIAGKVTENHALWPIPQAIRDANTGAPFPQNPGYQ
- a CDS encoding SusE domain-containing protein, with the protein product MKTTKYLYKTLLSFCFLLALSACKKEIKDIPKVQEKMELKVSSADIVLDENNLAKDIVTFTWAPARPQSDDHMVTYTTRLDVVGNNFGSSTAIMAYEDDGVYSKSFTSEQLQNWANEKWGIAANKSFTLEFRVVAEWEGGATFEAPEVRTIRVNVTPIKTVVFDADKVFLGGSAITGINRIEMPKTLENLNQYAYVLNLQPGNLEIPIEYNGATNYVVSSDATTALQDGTPVAIKIRENVFAWKIETAGEYRVVVNMQKATATIYSPAMALSPKVVNWNGDGAVPQTTTVTELWMHGAINSWGTPIKMNCQVSLADPQILVYTGGRVGKAKFIVYGGSDNSKNLAYAFSAPLSATGTAQELALTLGTVATLSGGSTSAQRNSYYTIPATTNVLIFDLRNNTILAEKR
- a CDS encoding DUF4832 domain-containing protein, producing the protein MKKMNYKINGLKALTMAFCLLVFACKKNTNDGDMQAQGTLVKPNYNRSTVFRNPLNGWVMYGSGTASPTYWDTEYYVPDLGKKVKAIDYASACYIRTKWANFNPSNGVYAWRDPNSAIYKMIKGVQDRGLPIAFRIVVDGRDQGLNTPQFVFDAGAKYITEDPRFPDRRTPLPQDPIFRQYYAKFIEELAKDFNDPNKTSFIDAYGLGKWGEAHNVIYQDPAAPTGQSTEVMKEEVMDWISDVYVQNFTKIPLVINYHRVVGDPVSWGAANPNSDRLLTMLINKGYSLRQDAFGMTDYYQSWEKAFAKTWNFKRPILMEGGWITSGTHRYWTDPSGKYREGHPEDVRKGEFDASLEAAVNMMDFRVGDTESWFTKAFTLVQRFTSEGGYRLYPDQVYLPEKVNSGTETVITHRWRNMGWGYFPNNIPQWNFKYKVAFALLDANGAVKKVIVDKASEPSNWLKNSPTKYELKTNVDVPSGAYTWAVAIVDTTNDNKPGIRLSVNGDITTEGWLKLMNLQVQ